A region of uncultured Desulfobacter sp. DNA encodes the following proteins:
- a CDS encoding outer membrane lipoprotein-sorting protein gives MRTTSIAGWSLFIAVFLLFDVQAAEITGSQLAQQIFDRDRGKDSLSSSQMVLINRSGKKNVRFFATKRVEENGLETQLLRFTDPADIKGTGFLSIEQPGWETEQFLYLPALKRTRRIVSSQKDQRFVNSDFTFEDMERHPVSDYTYQITGSEKFGPLDCHILESRPKEGAKSQYSLTISLVSKEALIPVQVKYFDKKNNHIKTYKVMRLEQVQGIWTEMVAMMEDFTKNHKTYMKQESIQYNTNIDKADISRENLENY, from the coding sequence ATGAGAACTACTTCTATTGCCGGATGGAGCCTTTTCATCGCGGTCTTTCTTCTTTTTGATGTTCAGGCTGCAGAAATTACCGGCAGCCAGCTTGCACAACAGATATTTGACCGGGATAGGGGAAAGGATTCCCTATCCTCGTCCCAGATGGTTCTGATTAACAGAAGCGGTAAAAAAAATGTACGCTTTTTTGCCACTAAACGGGTTGAGGAAAACGGACTGGAAACCCAGTTGCTCCGTTTCACAGATCCGGCCGATATTAAGGGGACCGGCTTTTTAAGCATAGAGCAACCCGGCTGGGAGACGGAACAATTTTTATATCTGCCGGCGTTAAAACGGACCCGGCGAATTGTCAGTTCCCAGAAAGATCAGCGTTTTGTCAACAGTGACTTCACCTTTGAGGATATGGAGCGTCATCCTGTTTCTGATTATACCTATCAGATTACAGGGTCTGAGAAGTTCGGCCCTCTGGACTGCCATATCCTTGAAAGCCGCCCCAAAGAGGGTGCGAAATCCCAGTACAGTCTGACGATCAGCCTGGTCTCTAAAGAGGCGCTTATACCCGTTCAGGTTAAATACTTTGACAAAAAAAATAATCACATCAAGACCTATAAAGTTATGAGACTTGAGCAGGTCCAGGGCATATGGACAGAAATGGTCGCCATGATGGAAGATTTTACAAAGAATCACAAAACCTATATGAAACAGGAAAGCATCCAGTATAATACTAATATAGACAAGGCAGACATCTCGCGGGAAAATTTGGAAAATTACTGA
- a CDS encoding DUF1302 family protein — protein MPETEVAAANPLPDQGQGGLSLGDDALSDSIFEDTEPLENESGFSISGSIQARGTAQTRDDPAVENNQTLRDRIILEGKYKKAISVSALSDYLYFGSESREDDYDLTLHEAKWEHLTNNYGLSIGKQIIRWGKTDQVSPVDTLNPEDFREFILPDYEERKIPIWMADARFFSNYFTLEGVFIPFFKASKLHCFDTNWSIFGHLKNEMTGNLNSLSPAMQDYIETYIDNLTVHEKKPDHESEFAARLTTTIKQIDLGFTFHQRTEDNPYFKSFPVKNINVNGNMSGSNIESIFSTADFKNEDIEVEYKKTRTVGFEFETTWKNIGLRGEAVWNENESFLTSSLTSDRSPTLTYVVGADYTSSGNTYFNIQFMHFHIYDYSSEILYFDQDSVSLLGEISTDLVSDWLKGAVKYNVSLNNASHYVTPYLKYTYITNLECIVGISILGGDQDTWFGRYKDYDLCYINVTYRF, from the coding sequence GTGCCAGAAACGGAAGTTGCCGCTGCCAATCCTTTACCGGACCAGGGGCAAGGAGGATTATCGTTGGGCGACGATGCACTGTCCGACAGTATTTTTGAGGACACCGAGCCGCTGGAAAATGAATCCGGATTTTCCATATCAGGTTCAATCCAGGCCAGAGGAACCGCCCAGACCAGGGATGACCCTGCTGTTGAAAATAATCAGACCCTGCGAGACAGGATAATTCTTGAAGGGAAATACAAAAAGGCCATTAGCGTTTCTGCCCTGTCCGATTATCTTTATTTCGGAAGCGAAAGCAGAGAGGACGATTACGATTTAACACTCCACGAAGCCAAGTGGGAGCACCTTACAAACAACTACGGTCTGTCTATCGGTAAACAGATCATCAGATGGGGTAAAACCGATCAGGTTAGCCCGGTTGACACATTAAACCCTGAAGATTTCAGGGAATTCATTCTTCCTGATTATGAAGAACGAAAGATACCGATCTGGATGGCAGATGCTCGTTTCTTTTCAAACTATTTCACCCTTGAAGGGGTGTTTATTCCTTTTTTCAAAGCATCCAAATTGCACTGCTTTGATACAAATTGGTCTATTTTCGGCCACTTGAAAAATGAAATGACAGGCAATCTCAATTCCCTGTCACCGGCCATGCAAGATTATATAGAAACTTATATCGATAACCTGACCGTCCATGAAAAAAAGCCTGATCATGAATCAGAATTTGCAGCCCGACTCACTACCACCATAAAGCAGATAGATCTGGGATTTACTTTTCATCAACGAACTGAAGATAATCCATATTTTAAAAGTTTTCCGGTAAAAAATATCAATGTAAATGGTAATATGTCAGGTTCGAATATAGAATCAATTTTTAGTACTGCAGATTTTAAAAATGAAGATATTGAGGTTGAGTATAAAAAGACAAGAACCGTTGGCTTTGAATTTGAAACTACATGGAAAAATATTGGCCTTAGAGGGGAGGCTGTCTGGAATGAAAATGAATCCTTTTTGACATCATCCCTTACATCTGACCGTAGTCCGACACTTACTTATGTGGTTGGTGCGGACTATACCTCTTCGGGAAATACCTATTTTAATATCCAGTTCATGCATTTCCACATTTATGATTACTCCTCTGAAATTCTCTATTTTGACCAAGACTCCGTTTCTCTGCTCGGAGAGATAAGCACAGACCTTGTTTCTGATTGGCTCAAAGGCGCAGTTAAATATAATGTTTCTTTAAATAACGCATCGCATTATGTTACACCGTATTTAAAATACACCTATATCACCAACCTTGAGTGTATCGTCGGGATTAGCATTTTGGGGGGCGATCAGGATACCTGGTTTGGGCGCTATAAAGATTACGACCTATGCTATATAAATGTTACATACCGTTTTTAA